From a single Phaenicophaeus curvirostris isolate KB17595 chromosome 8, BPBGC_Pcur_1.0, whole genome shotgun sequence genomic region:
- the LOC138723307 gene encoding cell division cycle protein 20 homolog yields the protein MRPHGGGTELGGALFSPLIPTLLQGSSRGGLEFPKGLMLEATLPLEAIPEAILEAIPEAIPEAILEAIPEAIPKAIPAVIPAVLLQPLPAIPEARQSSAPGSAPSAAAPARCGKRGSKMQRSQTTARPDRYIPSRRALRMEVAKFLLSQEQDPALVSPTKKARQKAWAVRLNGFDVEEAKILSLSGKAPSPAAGFQNNVTALCGHEVMPGCGRRKGRYIPCAPEGVLDAPDIRDDYYLNLLDWSSQNLLALALDTTVYLWHHVSGEIINLMETEHVADYVSSVSWGNGGSCLAVGLSNGEVQLWDVERRKRVRTLSSHVSRVGCLSWNSYILSSGARSGCIQHHDVRVAQHQVATLAGHTREVCGLKWSPNGRFLASGGDDHVVNIWPSSQGGRGGFAPAQSFRQHQGAVKAVAWCPWQPSVLATGGGGGDKRIRLWNVSSGTCLGNIDARSQVCSIVWSTTYKELISGHGSAKNQLVIWKYPAMSKVTELQGHTARVLSMALSPDGETVASAAADETLRLWRCFAVDPIRKKEREKADIVQSSFIRQAIR from the exons ATGCGGCCACACGGCGGCGGCACTGAGCTGGGGGGGGcgctcttttcccctttgatcCCCACCTTGTTGCAGGGGAGCTCGAGAGGCggcctggagttccctaaaggg TTGATGCTCGAGGCGACCCTTCCGCTCGAGGCGATTCCCGAAGCGATTCTCGAGGCGATTCCCGAGGCGATTCCCGAGGCGATTCTCGAGGCGATTCCCGAGGCGATTCCCAAGGCGATCCCTGCAGTGATCCCCGcggtgctgctgcagccgctCCCGGCGATCCCCGAGGCCCGGCAGAGCTCAGCCCCGGGCTCAGCCCCATCAGCCGCAGCTCCAGCGCGATGTG GTAAACGAGGATCCAAAATGCAGAGGAGCCAAACGACCGCTCGGCCAGATCGCTACATTCCCAGCCGTCGCGCTCTGAGGATGGAGGTGGCCAAGTTCCTCCTgagccaagagcaggaccctgcCTTGGTGTCACCCACCAAGAAG GCGCGCCAGAAAGCCTGGGCAGTGAGGCTGAACGGCTTCGATGTGGAAGAGGCAAAGATCCTGAGCCTCAGTGGAAAGGCTCCGAGCCCTGCGGCAG GCTTTCAGAACAACGTCACAGCGCTCTGCGGTCACGAGGTGATGCCTGGGTGCggcaggaggaagggcagaTACATTCCCTGCGCGCCAGAGGGGGTCCTGGATGCCCCAGACATCCGTGATGACTATT ATCTGAATCTCCTGGACTGGAGCTCTCAAAACCTCCTGGCGCTGGCTCTGGACACCACTGTCTACCTGTGGCACCACGTCTCTGGGGAGATCATCAACCTCATGGAGACGGAGCACGTAGCTGATTacgtttcgtctgtgtcgtggGGTAACGgaggcagctgcctggctgttggCTTGAGCAACGGTGAGGTCCAG CTGTGGGACGTGGAGCGTCGGAAACGTGTCCGCACGCTGAGCAGCCACGTGTCCCGTGTCGGGTGTCTCAGCTGGAACAGCTACATCCTGTCCAG CGGGGCTCGCAGCGGCTGCATCCAGCACCACGACGTCAGAGTCGCTCAGCACCAGGTGGCCACGCTTGCTGGTCACACGCGGGAGGTGTGTGGCCTCAAGTGGTCTCCAAACGGCCGCTTCCTCGCCAGTGGTGGTGACGACCACGTGGTGAACATCTGGCCGAGCAGCCAGGGGGGCCGTGGAGGATTTGCTCCAGCGCAGAGCTTCCGTCAGCACCAGGGTGCTGTCAAG GCTGTGGCGTGGTGTCCGTGGCAGCCCAGCGTTCTGGCCACTGGAGGCGGAGGCGGCGACAAACGCATCCGCCTCTGGAACGTGTCTTCTGGCACCTGCCTGGGCAATATCGATGCCCGCTCCCAG GTCTGTTCCATCGTGTGGTCGACCACCTACAAGGAGCTCATTTCGGGCCACGGCTCCGCAAAGAATCAGCTGGTGATCTGGAAGTATCCAGCCATGTCCAAGGTCACTGAGCTGCAAG GTCACACGGCGAGAGTCTTGAGCATGGCTCTGAGCCCCGATGGCGAAACAGTGGCCTCGGCTGCTGCGGATGAAACGCTGCGACTCTGGCGCTGCTTTGCGGTGGATCCCatcaggaagaaggagagagagaaggcagacaTAGTCCAGAGCAGCTTCATTCGCCAGGCCATACGATGA